In Tubulanus polymorphus chromosome 2, tnTubPoly1.2, whole genome shotgun sequence, a single window of DNA contains:
- the LOC141900394 gene encoding uncharacterized protein LOC141900394 isoform X2, whose protein sequence is MKRYGVIFRYYFFRGMPRVLVSDPDIMKYIMVTNQKNFEKSTEIGLLSFVLRNGLVTSNGDVHRQHRKLANPAFTIKSIKKMMPIFKKKSVELVDLWTSKMDKKIDGDKCIVPVFEDLMRMTLDVIGLCAFSYNFDCLHDPDNEINKHFQGVIGGIYPSWEMLLPYYQYIPFLPNMSRMRHHLKAADEVVLSVIHERMEKISTDGGNIDYDLLGMLMMAKDEETGQGMTSEELRDEVLTFLLAGHETTSVGVTWVLYHLADHIHIQNHLRDEIHNVLMQENTNDLSYETFEKMPYLDAVINETLRFTPPVVMVVRKSKDHDVLGGYEVPAGTNILLATGAMMRNEQFWDDPDTFDPDRFYRKEVDSSKFLPFVAGPRMCIGYKFALLEMKMIVARALRSFRFTKIPGSNYTKKIRVTMRPDPPLELYIKAV, encoded by the exons ATGAAGCGTTACGGTGTTATATTTCGATACTATTTCTTTCGCGGAATGCCAAGAGTTCTTGTCTCCGATCCGGACatcatgaaatatatcatGGTAACGAATCAGAAGAATTTCGAGAAATCGACTGAGATTGG GCTTCTTTCATTTGTTCTGCGTAACGGACTCGTCACATCAAATGGTGATGTCCATCGGCAGCACAGGAAACTAGCGAATCCAGCTTTTACTATCAAGTCTATTAAAA AGATGATGCCCATATTCAAAAAGAAGAGCGTCGAGTTGGTCGACCTGTGGACTAGTAAGATGGATAAGAAAATTGACGGCGATAAGTGTATAGTTCCAGTATTCGAAGATCTAATGAGAATG ACGTTGGATGTTATAGGTTTATGCGCATTTAGTTACAACTTCGACTGTCTTCATGATCCGGACAATGAGATCAATAAGCACTTTCAAGGCGTCATCGGTGGCATTTATCCAAG ttGGGAAATGTTGTTACCTTATTATCAGTACATTCCATTTTTACCAAATATGAGTCGAATGCGACATCATTTGAAAGCTGCTGATGAAGTCGTTCTTTCCGTGATTCATGAACGTATGGAAAAGATTTCCACCG ATGGTGGGAACATCGATTACGATCTTCTTGGTATGCTGATGATGGCTAAGGATGAAGAAACTGGACAAGGAATGACTTCTGAAGAACTCAGGGATGAAGTATTGACCTTCCTTTTGGCAGGCCATGAG ACAACCAGTGTCGGTGTAACATGGGTCTTATATCACCTGGCCGATCATATTCACATACAAAATCATCTGAGGGATGAGATCCATAACGTACTGATGCAAGAGAACACAAATGATTTAAGCTACGAAACGTTTGAAAAGATGCCATATTTGGACGCAGTCATCAATGAAACGCTGAG ATTCACACCTCCAGTTGTTATGGTCGTAAGAAAATCAAAAGATCACGATGTTTTGGGTGGTTACGAAGTTCCTGCTGGTACAAATATTTTGTTAGCAACTGGTGCTATGATGAG gAATGAACAATTTTGGGATGACCCAGATACGTTCGATCCCGACCGATTCTACCGAAAGGAAGTCGATTCGTCGAAGTTTTTGCCATTCGTAGCCGGTCCTCGTATGTGCATCGGTTATAAATTCGCGTTGctcgaaatgaaaatgatcgtCGCTCGCGCGTTGAGGTCGTTTCGATTTACGAAGATCCCCGGCAGCAATTACACGAAAAAGATACGCGTCACCATGAGGCCGGATCCTCCGCTCGAGTTGTATATCAAAGCTGTTTGA
- the LOC141900242 gene encoding translationally-controlled tumor protein homolog produces the protein MKVFQDHFTGEDVFSDAYKYTLVDDLYYTVDGKWVSSKTAVSESLIGGNRSAENDEQEKADVEWEVDFIGSSTLREITTVASVTDFKQQWSTFSKKLLARIKETDAHRVEHFKNGLNDLTKNLIADFDASKFYATKDDEFDLEGGIYVLRFLDLVNKEQPYLTVLKAAGSFVTF, from the exons atgaaagtatttcaagatcatttTACAG GAGAAGACGTATTTAGCGATGCATATAAATACACGCTCGTTGATGACCTGTACTATACAGTAGATGGAAAG TGGGTATCGTCGAAAACTGCAGTAAGCGAATCACTGATTGGTGGTAATAGGTCTGCAGAAAATGATGAACAAGAGAAGGCTGATGTAGAATGGGAAGTAGACTTTATTGGTAGTAGCACTTTAAGAGAGATAACCACTGTTGCTTCCGTTACAGACTTCAAACAACAATGGAGC ACGTTCTCGAAGAAACTGCTTGCGAGAATCAAGGAAACCGATGCGCACAGGGTTGAACATTTCAAGAATGGTTTAAACGATTTAACTAAAAACCTTATTGCTGATTTCGACGCATCAAAATTCTATGCCA ctaaagatgatgaattcgatTTGGAAGGCGGTATTTATGTGCTCAGATTTCTCGACCTCGTCAATAAAGAACAGccatatttgactgtgttgaAAGCGGCGGGTTCTTTTGTGACGTTTTGA
- the LOC141900394 gene encoding uncharacterized protein LOC141900394 isoform X1 has translation MEFLTQLRDGCWNCLWYAIIFYMTWIFYKLFIQPFLSPLRNMPGKPYYPLIGNMREALKSKEPMETTTKWMKRYGVIFRYYFFRGMPRVLVSDPDIMKYIMVTNQKNFEKSTEIGLLSFVLRNGLVTSNGDVHRQHRKLANPAFTIKSIKKMMPIFKKKSVELVDLWTSKMDKKIDGDKCIVPVFEDLMRMTLDVIGLCAFSYNFDCLHDPDNEINKHFQGVIGGIYPSWEMLLPYYQYIPFLPNMSRMRHHLKAADEVVLSVIHERMEKISTDGGNIDYDLLGMLMMAKDEETGQGMTSEELRDEVLTFLLAGHETTSVGVTWVLYHLADHIHIQNHLRDEIHNVLMQENTNDLSYETFEKMPYLDAVINETLRFTPPVVMVVRKSKDHDVLGGYEVPAGTNILLATGAMMRNEQFWDDPDTFDPDRFYRKEVDSSKFLPFVAGPRMCIGYKFALLEMKMIVARALRSFRFTKIPGSNYTKKIRVTMRPDPPLELYIKAV, from the exons ATGGAATTTTTGACGCAGTTAAGGGATGGCTGTTGGAACTGTTTGTGGTATGCGATTATTTTCTATATGACATGGATTTTCTATAAGTTATTTATTCAGCCGTTTCTGTCACCTTTGCGAAAT atGCCTGGTAAACCGTATTATCCTTTGATCGGAAATATGAGAGAAGCTTTGAAAAGTAAAGAACCAATGGAGACGACGACAAA ATGGATGAAGCGTTACGGTGTTATATTTCGATACTATTTCTTTCGCGGAATGCCAAGAGTTCTTGTCTCCGATCCGGACatcatgaaatatatcatGGTAACGAATCAGAAGAATTTCGAGAAATCGACTGAGATTGG GCTTCTTTCATTTGTTCTGCGTAACGGACTCGTCACATCAAATGGTGATGTCCATCGGCAGCACAGGAAACTAGCGAATCCAGCTTTTACTATCAAGTCTATTAAAA AGATGATGCCCATATTCAAAAAGAAGAGCGTCGAGTTGGTCGACCTGTGGACTAGTAAGATGGATAAGAAAATTGACGGCGATAAGTGTATAGTTCCAGTATTCGAAGATCTAATGAGAATG ACGTTGGATGTTATAGGTTTATGCGCATTTAGTTACAACTTCGACTGTCTTCATGATCCGGACAATGAGATCAATAAGCACTTTCAAGGCGTCATCGGTGGCATTTATCCAAG ttGGGAAATGTTGTTACCTTATTATCAGTACATTCCATTTTTACCAAATATGAGTCGAATGCGACATCATTTGAAAGCTGCTGATGAAGTCGTTCTTTCCGTGATTCATGAACGTATGGAAAAGATTTCCACCG ATGGTGGGAACATCGATTACGATCTTCTTGGTATGCTGATGATGGCTAAGGATGAAGAAACTGGACAAGGAATGACTTCTGAAGAACTCAGGGATGAAGTATTGACCTTCCTTTTGGCAGGCCATGAG ACAACCAGTGTCGGTGTAACATGGGTCTTATATCACCTGGCCGATCATATTCACATACAAAATCATCTGAGGGATGAGATCCATAACGTACTGATGCAAGAGAACACAAATGATTTAAGCTACGAAACGTTTGAAAAGATGCCATATTTGGACGCAGTCATCAATGAAACGCTGAG ATTCACACCTCCAGTTGTTATGGTCGTAAGAAAATCAAAAGATCACGATGTTTTGGGTGGTTACGAAGTTCCTGCTGGTACAAATATTTTGTTAGCAACTGGTGCTATGATGAG gAATGAACAATTTTGGGATGACCCAGATACGTTCGATCCCGACCGATTCTACCGAAAGGAAGTCGATTCGTCGAAGTTTTTGCCATTCGTAGCCGGTCCTCGTATGTGCATCGGTTATAAATTCGCGTTGctcgaaatgaaaatgatcgtCGCTCGCGCGTTGAGGTCGTTTCGATTTACGAAGATCCCCGGCAGCAATTACACGAAAAAGATACGCGTCACCATGAGGCCGGATCCTCCGCTCGAGTTGTATATCAAAGCTGTTTGA
- the LOC141899012 gene encoding melatonin receptor type 1A-like: MPSLFYGSHLSVITREVNQVYNSSSLTKQLKVQSLILLKPPNTGNNHNEYHHIHPVDGSTVTIVDAYKAMKIFVISCYIFFGVAGNLLIIIAVARKKKLQVTTSVFIVNVAISDMVVAAVVMPTILVNLLTDGRMVGYDECVFFAFVLLTSCGVSLISLSLIAFNRYVNVCHHAYYKRVFENRFVVVMVAAVWSFSFSIVAIGSFTPLAKFSYDPRLYTCTYINRESRVYTLLLMTVGIVLPCVLTSFGYIKIFRKIRDSQNNMMAHASATHNNKEKKAIFAMFSAFAAFAICWFPYGTIAIVDAFTKGISDEAHLIVAWLAFGNCSLNWLIYGGLNSNFRQGYKKIFVTCRSRNKRAIADSTTTQTNGNLHRAKRDTRTSVVNLPQRQMISASSTVPTLSETS; encoded by the exons ATGCCCTCTTTATTCTACGGTAGTCACCTAAGCGTAATCACGAGAGAGGTGAACCAGGTTTACAACAGTTCTAGCCTAACAAAGCAACTTAAAGTCCAATCTCTAATTTTACTTAAACCACCTAACACCGGAAACAACCATAACGAGTATCACCATATTCATCCTGTAGATGGTAGCACTGTTACAATAGTC GATGCGTACAAGGCCATGAAAATATTCGTCATATCATGCTACATATTTTTCGGCGTCGCCGGAAATCTATTGATCATAATCGCCGTCGCTCGCAAGAAAAAACTACAAGTAACAACAAGCGTTTTCATCGTCAACGTCGCCATTTCCGACATGGTAGTCGCCGCCGTCGTGATGCCGACGATTCTGGTAAATCTGCTCACCGACGGACGCATGGTCGGCTACGACGAATGCGTGTTTTTCGCGTTCGTCCTGCTCACGTCGTGCGGCGTATCGTTGATCAGTCTTTCGTTGATCGCGTTCAACCGTTACGTCAACGTCTGCCATCACGCGTACTACAAACGCGTGTTCGAAAACCGTTTCGTCGTCGTAATGGTCGCCGCCGTTTGGAGTTTTTCGTTCTCGATAGTCGCCATCGGTAGTTTCACGCCGCTCGCGAAATTCAGCTACGACCCGCGGCTGTACACGTGCACGTACATCAACCGAGAATCGCGCGTGTACACGTTATTGCTGATGACGGTCGGCATCGTTTTACCCTGCGTGCTGACGTCGTTCGGCTACATCAAAATCTTCCGGAAAATCCGCGACTCTCAGAACAACATGATGGCGCACGCGTCCGCGACGCATAACAATAAGGAAAAGAAAGCCATATTCGCGATGTTTTCGGCGTTCGCGGCGTTCGCTATTTGTTGGTTTCCGTACGGTACGATTGCGATCGTCGACGCGTTCACGAAAGGAATCTCCGACGAGGCTCATTTGATCGTCGCGTGGCTCGCGTTCGGCAACTGTTCGTTGAACTGGCTCATCTACGGCGGGTTGAACTCGAATTTTCGACAAGGATACAAGAAAATCTTCGTTACCTGCCGCAGTCGCAACAAAAGAGCGATCGCCGATTCGACGACGACACAGACGAACGGGAATCTACATCGAGCGAAACGGGATACTCGGACCTCCGTCGTAAATCTACCGCAGAGACAGATGATCAGCGCTAGTTCAACTGTTCCCACTTTATCGGAAACATCATAA